One Pseudomonas abieticivorans genomic region harbors:
- a CDS encoding transporter yields MTFFSIDRDWSRHLRGCGLAASLLYGGVANAYVITTEPGDNAPLPEGTDLGVLYYQHAQRNKLMVDGHKAAADVTLDSDVVLARYVKWTSLAGFLVTPQIIVPWGHLKMGGDNQASESAFGDPFIGSNVWLYNDFEKERYFSVGGYIGIPVGHYDGDQGAMNIGENRWKGILEVNYVHALIAHKLYGEITLERDWFGENDDYQGGTLKQSAVFEVQTHLRYVVNASNQVGLTYIHTTGGENRYDDLAQNDSLNTSRYLMTWSHFLTPKTQLQTQAGQDLEVRNGLKENLRLNLRLAHLF; encoded by the coding sequence ATGACGTTTTTCTCTATCGACCGAGACTGGTCGCGGCACTTGCGCGGCTGCGGTTTGGCCGCTTCATTGCTGTACGGCGGTGTGGCCAATGCATATGTCATCACCACCGAGCCCGGCGACAACGCGCCTTTGCCGGAAGGCACCGACCTTGGGGTGCTCTATTACCAGCACGCCCAGCGCAACAAGCTAATGGTGGATGGCCACAAGGCGGCAGCGGATGTGACCCTCGACAGCGACGTGGTACTGGCCCGTTACGTGAAGTGGACTTCACTGGCAGGCTTTCTGGTGACCCCGCAAATCATCGTGCCCTGGGGGCACCTGAAAATGGGCGGTGACAATCAGGCGTCGGAGAGCGCGTTTGGCGACCCGTTCATAGGCTCCAATGTCTGGCTTTACAACGATTTCGAGAAGGAGCGCTACTTCAGTGTCGGTGGGTACATCGGTATTCCGGTGGGGCACTACGACGGCGATCAAGGGGCGATGAACATCGGTGAAAACCGCTGGAAAGGCATCCTGGAGGTCAATTACGTGCATGCCCTGATCGCCCACAAGCTTTATGGGGAAATTACCCTGGAGCGGGACTGGTTCGGCGAAAACGACGATTACCAGGGCGGCACACTCAAGCAGTCGGCGGTGTTCGAGGTGCAGACGCACTTGCGCTACGTGGTCAATGCCAGCAACCAGGTCGGCTTGACCTACATCCACACCACGGGGGGTGAAAACCGCTACGACGACCTTGCGCAAAACGACAGCCTGAACACCAGCCGTTACCTGATGACCTGGTCACATTTTCTGACCCCCAAGACCCAACTGCAGACCCAGGCTGGGCAAGACCTTGAGGTGCGCAATGGCCTCAAGGAAAACCTGCGCTTGAACCTGCGCCTGGCGCACCTTTTCTAA
- the iaaH gene encoding indoleacetamide hydrolase: MHYSKWIKGAPLALAASACTTPAATLPSDVSTLTAHEAAALICSGAISSRQLVEALLARIDTHRALNAFISVDGAAALAKAQAYDEHLAAGGACLPLGGVPMAVKDNIQVTGFANTAGTPALAQFFPRINAPIIDRLEAAGAIIVGKTNMHELAYGSSGYNTAFHVPGVVGVRNAYDPNRIAGGSSSGSGSAVGARLVPVALGTDTGGSIRQPCALNGCVGLRPTVGRYSQAGIVPISPTRDTAGPMARSVEDVRLLDQVITGQAPHAPLAAGNIRLGVVAQFWEGLAPEVEQQSRAALGRLEKAGVTLVPVAMPGIHELDAKVGMPIALYEGRDALQTYLQTNHTGVELGALVAQISSPDVKTLFEHFIMPRKMPTPDGGIGELAQAYQWAIGKGRPQMIQAYQAVMQTHQLQALVFPTAPDVAMLSSPDATSFEAFARMIRNTDPGSNAGLPGISLPIGLAGQPGLPVGLEIDGLPHSDGQLLAIAQTLQDILGRQANSPAVQ, translated from the coding sequence ATGCACTACTCAAAATGGATCAAGGGTGCGCCGCTTGCGCTGGCTGCGAGTGCCTGCACCACCCCGGCGGCCACGCTGCCCAGTGACGTGTCGACGCTGACGGCCCATGAAGCTGCGGCGCTGATCTGCAGCGGTGCGATCAGCAGCCGCCAACTGGTCGAAGCGCTGCTGGCACGCATCGATACCCATCGCGCGCTCAATGCATTCATTTCGGTTGATGGCGCTGCGGCCTTGGCCAAGGCCCAAGCCTACGATGAACACCTGGCCGCGGGCGGCGCGTGCTTGCCGCTGGGTGGCGTGCCGATGGCCGTCAAAGACAATATCCAGGTCACAGGTTTTGCCAACACCGCGGGCACGCCGGCCTTGGCGCAGTTCTTCCCCCGCATCAACGCGCCGATAATCGATCGCCTGGAAGCGGCCGGCGCGATCATCGTTGGCAAAACCAACATGCATGAGCTGGCCTACGGGTCTTCAGGCTACAACACCGCCTTCCACGTACCGGGTGTGGTGGGGGTGCGCAATGCCTACGACCCCAACCGTATCGCCGGTGGGTCATCCTCAGGCAGCGGCAGTGCGGTGGGCGCGCGGCTGGTGCCGGTGGCCCTGGGCACGGATACCGGAGGTTCCATTCGCCAGCCGTGCGCGCTGAATGGCTGCGTGGGTTTGCGCCCCACCGTGGGCCGTTACAGCCAGGCCGGGATCGTGCCGATTTCACCCACCCGCGACACGGCCGGGCCCATGGCGCGCTCGGTCGAGGATGTGCGGCTGCTGGATCAGGTCATCACCGGCCAGGCCCCGCACGCACCCCTTGCAGCGGGCAATATCCGCCTGGGCGTGGTCGCGCAGTTCTGGGAGGGGCTGGCACCAGAGGTCGAGCAGCAAAGCCGCGCTGCCCTGGGCCGCTTGGAAAAGGCCGGGGTGACCCTGGTGCCCGTGGCGATGCCCGGCATTCATGAACTCGACGCCAAGGTGGGCATGCCCATCGCGCTGTATGAGGGGCGCGATGCCCTGCAGACTTACCTGCAAACCAATCACACCGGGGTGGAGCTCGGCGCATTGGTCGCGCAGATCTCCAGCCCCGATGTGAAAACGCTGTTCGAGCACTTCATCATGCCGCGCAAAATGCCCACCCCTGATGGCGGCATCGGTGAGCTTGCGCAGGCCTATCAATGGGCGATCGGCAAGGGCCGCCCGCAGATGATTCAGGCCTACCAGGCCGTCATGCAAACTCATCAGTTGCAGGCCTTGGTGTTTCCCACCGCGCCTGACGTGGCGATGCTCAGCAGCCCCGACGCCACCTCGTTCGAGGCTTTTGCGCGGATGATCCGTAATACCGACCCCGGCAGCAACGCAGGCTTGCCAGGCATCAGCCTGCCGATCGGCCTGGCCGGCCAACCAGGTTTGCCGGTGGGGCTGGAGATCGACGGGTTGCCCCATAGCGACGGTCAATTACTGGCCATCGCCCAGACACTGCAAGACATCCTCGGCCGCCAAGCCAACTCGCCAGCTGTCCAATAA
- the mdlD gene encoding NAD(P)-dependent benzaldehyde dehydrogenase MdlD, with amino-acid sequence MTDLALSPIDALFARQRAFFASRQTLDIGFRKHSLERLKHALLNHREALYSALDADLGKPREHVDLAEIGEVVHEIDFALTHLDEWAAPVPVPTPDLIAPSQCYVTQEPFGVSYIIGPFNYPVNLTLTPLIGAIIGGNTCIIKPSETTPHTSRVIEQIITQAFAPEYIAVVQGGRAENTHLLSLPFDFIFFTGSPNVGKVVMQAAAAHLTPVVLELGGKCPLIVLPDADLDQVVAQVMFGKFINSGQTCIAPDYLYAHASIKDALLAKLVLQVKRALPDVGSTGKLVSSRQVERLASLLEQSQGTVVVGGQVDAEQRLFSATVVDQVQWDDALMAEELFGPILPVLSFDSIDNAVDLINRHHPKPLALYVFTQDTDSAKPIIQHIQSGDAQVNGVMLHAFSPYLPFGGVGASGMGEYHGHYSFLAFTHKKSVRIVA; translated from the coding sequence ATGACTGATCTTGCCCTTAGCCCCATCGATGCCCTTTTTGCCCGCCAGCGCGCGTTTTTCGCCTCGCGCCAAACCCTCGACATCGGCTTTCGCAAACACAGCCTGGAGCGACTCAAGCACGCGTTGCTCAACCATCGCGAGGCGCTCTACAGCGCGCTGGACGCCGACCTTGGCAAACCTCGCGAACACGTCGACCTGGCCGAGATCGGCGAGGTGGTCCACGAAATCGACTTCGCCCTGACGCACCTGGACGAATGGGCCGCGCCCGTGCCCGTGCCCACACCAGACCTCATTGCGCCCTCGCAGTGCTACGTCACCCAGGAACCCTTTGGCGTGAGCTACATCATCGGGCCCTTCAACTACCCGGTAAACCTCACGCTTACCCCACTGATCGGCGCCATCATCGGTGGCAACACCTGCATCATCAAGCCCTCGGAAACCACGCCGCACACCTCCCGGGTGATCGAGCAGATCATCACCCAAGCCTTCGCCCCCGAGTACATCGCCGTGGTCCAGGGTGGGCGCGCCGAAAACACCCACCTGCTGAGCCTGCCCTTCGATTTCATCTTTTTCACCGGCAGCCCGAACGTCGGCAAGGTGGTGATGCAAGCCGCTGCCGCGCACCTGACCCCCGTGGTGCTGGAACTGGGCGGCAAGTGCCCACTGATCGTGCTGCCCGACGCCGACCTGGACCAGGTGGTGGCGCAAGTGATGTTTGGCAAATTCATCAACAGCGGCCAGACCTGCATCGCCCCGGATTACCTGTACGCCCATGCCAGCATCAAGGACGCGCTGCTGGCCAAGCTGGTCCTGCAGGTCAAACGGGCCCTGCCCGATGTCGGCTCCACCGGCAAGCTGGTCAGTTCCCGCCAGGTCGAGCGGCTGGCCTCCTTGTTGGAGCAGAGCCAGGGTACGGTCGTGGTCGGCGGCCAGGTCGACGCCGAACAACGCCTGTTCAGCGCCACCGTGGTCGACCAGGTGCAATGGGATGATGCGCTGATGGCCGAGGAACTGTTCGGGCCGATTTTGCCGGTGCTCAGCTTTGACTCGATCGACAACGCCGTCGACCTGATCAACCGCCACCACCCCAAACCGCTGGCCCTGTACGTGTTTACCCAAGACACCGACAGCGCCAAACCGATCATCCAGCACATCCAGTCGGGCGACGCCCAGGTCAACGGCGTGATGCTGCATGCCTTCTCGCCGTACTTGCCGTTTGGCGGCGTGGGCGCCTCGGGGATGGGTGAGTATCACGGGCACTACAGCTTCCTGGCGTTTACCCACAAAAAATCGGTACGCATCGTCGCTTGA
- a CDS encoding carbon-nitrogen hydrolase family protein encodes MPLQTRYKVAAVQAAPAFLDLHKGIDKAIELIAQATGNGASLIAFPEVWLPGYPWWIWTDAPATGMRFVQRYFENALQLGSDPFQRLCQAAAKHRIHVVMGYVERSGGTLYLSQAIIDDQGQLVGNRRKLKPTHVERSVFGEGDGRDLIVFDTDLGKLGALNCAEHLQPLSKYAMYAQHEQVHVAAWPSFSVYRGAAFQLSAQANNAASQVYALEGQCFVLAPCAIVDKAMLDELVDTPLKAELLVEGGGFAMIYGPDGAPLCEPIPETQEGLLYADIDLAMIGLAKAALDPVGHYARPDVLRLLINRSPGSPMQAWAGVEPTPVLAVPAQEE; translated from the coding sequence ATGCCCCTGCAAACCCGCTACAAGGTCGCTGCCGTCCAGGCTGCCCCGGCATTTCTGGACCTGCACAAAGGCATCGACAAGGCTATCGAACTGATCGCCCAAGCCACCGGCAATGGCGCCTCGTTGATTGCCTTCCCCGAGGTATGGCTGCCGGGTTACCCCTGGTGGATCTGGACCGACGCGCCGGCGACCGGCATGCGCTTCGTGCAGCGTTACTTTGAAAATGCCCTGCAACTGGGCAGCGATCCATTCCAGCGTTTGTGCCAGGCTGCTGCGAAACATCGCATCCATGTGGTCATGGGCTACGTGGAACGCAGTGGCGGCACGTTGTACCTGTCCCAGGCGATCATCGATGATCAGGGCCAGTTAGTGGGTAACCGTCGCAAGCTCAAGCCCACGCATGTGGAACGGTCAGTATTTGGCGAAGGTGACGGGCGTGACCTGATCGTGTTCGACACCGACCTTGGCAAGCTGGGTGCTTTGAACTGCGCCGAGCATCTTCAACCGTTGTCCAAATACGCGATGTACGCGCAACATGAACAAGTCCACGTGGCCGCCTGGCCCAGTTTCTCGGTATACCGAGGGGCCGCGTTCCAGCTCAGTGCCCAGGCCAACAACGCAGCGTCCCAGGTGTACGCGCTGGAAGGGCAGTGCTTTGTACTGGCCCCCTGCGCGATCGTCGACAAGGCCATGCTGGACGAGCTGGTCGATACGCCGCTCAAGGCCGAGTTGCTGGTGGAGGGGGGCGGTTTCGCGATGATCTACGGGCCCGATGGCGCGCCGTTGTGCGAGCCGATACCCGAGACGCAAGAGGGGCTGCTGTACGCTGATATCGACCTGGCCATGATCGGGCTGGCCAAGGCGGCGTTGGACCCGGTGGGGCACTACGCGCGCCCGGACGTGCTGCGGCTGCTGATCAATCGCTCGCCAGGTTCGCCCATGCAAGCGTGGGCGGGCGTAGAGCCTACGCCTGTATTGGCGGTACCTGCACAGGAAGAGTGA
- a CDS encoding helix-turn-helix domain-containing protein, which produces MGTELSSGELDCIAEIIWRLCEYRGKPEARAAVLQLVARLIRADYAASFIWDEHQQRSTRRCSVNIDEAHLNGYDEFFHQVDLVTPAMRPLAQATNVDRVIQRSQLMHSQFYCDFLKPAGMYHGINVYFFDQGRDVGDLRIWRGAGDQPFGDREEQILKELTPYFVKSLAQVLAGDPRLSQRESAVARLVANGASDKEVARQLGIAYTTVRTHLNNAMNKLECANRTQLSRHF; this is translated from the coding sequence ATGGGGACTGAGCTCAGCAGCGGCGAGCTGGACTGCATTGCCGAGATCATCTGGCGCTTGTGCGAGTACCGCGGCAAGCCTGAAGCCAGGGCGGCGGTGTTGCAGTTGGTCGCTCGGTTGATTCGGGCAGACTACGCAGCCTCATTCATCTGGGATGAGCATCAGCAGCGTTCCACGCGCCGTTGTTCGGTGAATATCGATGAGGCTCACCTGAACGGTTACGATGAGTTTTTCCATCAGGTGGACCTGGTCACGCCGGCCATGCGCCCCTTGGCGCAGGCGACCAATGTCGACCGGGTCATCCAGCGCAGCCAACTGATGCACAGTCAGTTTTATTGCGACTTCTTGAAGCCTGCCGGTATGTATCACGGCATCAACGTGTACTTTTTCGATCAGGGCCGCGACGTCGGTGACCTGCGGATCTGGCGCGGCGCCGGCGACCAGCCGTTCGGTGATCGCGAAGAGCAGATACTCAAGGAACTCACGCCGTATTTCGTCAAGTCGCTGGCCCAGGTGCTGGCGGGCGACCCACGCCTGTCGCAGCGCGAAAGCGCCGTTGCCCGCCTGGTCGCAAACGGTGCGAGCGACAAGGAAGTTGCACGGCAACTGGGCATCGCCTACACCACCGTGCGCACGCACTTGAACAACGCCATGAACAAACTCGAATGCGCCAACCGCACACAATTGTCCCGACATTTCTGA